In Fusobacterium hwasookii, a single window of DNA contains:
- the ispE gene encoding 4-(cytidine 5'-diphospho)-2-C-methyl-D-erythritol kinase, which translates to MRISLIKYKIFSNAKINIGLNVFQKESDGYHSIDSIMAPIDLSDEMDVIFYSENGELKIECSDSGIPTDERNILSKTYKIFFESLKKENEKIDIFLKKNIPSEAGLGGGSSNAAFFLKLLNEHYGNIYNESELEELAMKIGSDVPFFIKNKTARVRGKGNKVELIENNLKDSIILIKPLDFGVSTKEAYDSFDNLKEVKYADFDKIIDSLKKDNRIALENNIENNLEQGILETNIEVKMFKMTLNSIVSGKKFFMSGSGSTYYTFVTELEKSQIETRLKTFVDNVKIIICKTIK; encoded by the coding sequence ATGAGGATTTCTTTGATTAAGTACAAGATATTTTCAAATGCTAAAATTAATATAGGTTTAAATGTTTTTCAAAAAGAAAGTGATGGCTATCATAGTATTGATTCTATAATGGCTCCCATTGATTTATCTGATGAAATGGATGTGATATTTTATTCAGAAAATGGAGAATTAAAAATTGAATGTTCTGATAGTGGTATTCCCACAGATGAAAGAAATATTTTATCTAAAACATATAAAATATTTTTTGAAAGTTTAAAAAAAGAAAATGAAAAGATTGATATTTTCTTAAAAAAAAATATACCATCTGAAGCTGGTTTAGGTGGTGGCAGTTCCAATGCTGCTTTCTTCTTAAAACTTTTAAATGAACATTATGGAAATATCTATAATGAAAGTGAATTAGAAGAATTGGCAATGAAAATTGGAAGTGATGTTCCATTCTTTATTAAAAACAAGACAGCTAGAGTCAGAGGAAAAGGAAATAAAGTAGAATTAATAGAGAATAATCTTAAAGACTCAATAATTTTAATAAAGCCATTAGATTTTGGAGTATCTACAAAGGAAGCATATGATAGCTTTGATAATTTAAAAGAAGTGAAATATGCTGATTTTGATAAAATTATTGATAGTTTAAAGAAAGATAATAGAATTGCCTTAGAAAATAATATAGAGAATAACTTGGAACAAGGAATTTTAGAAACAAACATAGAAGTAAAAATGTTTAAAATGACATTAAATTCAATTGTATCTGGAAAGAAATTCTTTATGTCAGGTAGTGGGAGTACATACTACACATTTGTTACAGAACTTGAGAAATCCCAAATTGAGACTAGATTGAAAACTTTTGTTGATAATGTAAAAATTATTATATGTAAAACAATAAAATAA